In the genome of Hymenobacter cellulosivorans, one region contains:
- a CDS encoding ABC transporter permease: MLKNYLLVAYRNLVRHKAFSFLNIAGLALGLTACLLIGLFVHDELQFDQFVPAGNRIYRVYTQQTKTEAPESYASVAPMFATTLKREFPEVEQTMRIMMTGTSLNLLEVGEKKIYVENGLVADSTFFEVFQLTFKYGSAAGALNAPNSVVVAEDVAKNFFGDANPVGKELKIDKSTFLVTGVLQKGLSKFHLKVNYIIPLAAYQLPRQRMEKWGWQQFYTYVKLRPGAAASQTQAKLQNYLVQKVQPTLGDNDKLTAVPYLQPLHDAHLYSASFKYDSAVKGNITYVKALSFIAGFILLIACFNFVNLATAKSMQRAKEVGIRKTIGASRQQLMLQFLSETVLLTLVSVVLAAVLTSLLLPSLNAFTDKSMEFDLVRKPALLALLAALTVVVGLVAGFYPALVLSSFQPVKVLKSAVVTDGIFGRVQWLRHGLIVVQFALSVFLIVCAFVVFQQVSYLHNKDLGFNRSQIMFFPMRGNTMNRQYEAFKNELQQVPGVVSASIGYGFPGDQVAGDGLIVPTNGEMKQYPSTQLMVDYDYIKTLGLQLVAGRDFSKELTTDKDHAFILNETAVKEFGLGTPQQALGKTVKWTVWNDKNPDSLKVGKIIGVVKDFHYKSLYDRLEPAVLQIFPGAYWKVAVKLKTDDLGSTVEGVKQVWAKFSPDNPIEYKFLDDNFDQMYQAEDKLKSLLWAFTGVAIFVGCLGLFGLATYAAERRKKEIGIRKVLGADVASIVKLLSKEFMVLVLVASLIAFPVAWLAMSRWLQDFAYRIDIPLWAFTVAGLLAAAVAFLTVSYQAIKAATTNPINNIRVS, translated from the coding sequence ATGCTGAAGAACTACCTGCTCGTGGCCTACCGCAACCTGGTGCGGCACAAGGCTTTTTCCTTTCTCAATATTGCCGGTCTGGCCTTGGGCCTGACGGCCTGCCTGCTCATCGGCCTGTTTGTGCACGACGAGCTGCAATTTGACCAGTTTGTGCCCGCCGGCAACCGGATTTACCGCGTTTACACCCAGCAAACGAAAACCGAAGCGCCCGAAAGTTATGCTTCGGTGGCGCCCATGTTTGCCACTACCCTGAAACGGGAGTTTCCGGAGGTCGAGCAAACCATGCGCATCATGATGACCGGCACGAGTCTCAATCTGCTGGAAGTTGGGGAGAAAAAAATCTACGTGGAAAACGGCCTCGTTGCGGACTCCACCTTTTTCGAGGTTTTCCAGTTGACCTTTAAATATGGTTCGGCGGCTGGCGCGCTAAACGCGCCCAACTCGGTGGTAGTAGCCGAAGACGTAGCCAAAAACTTTTTTGGGGACGCCAACCCGGTTGGCAAAGAGCTGAAAATCGACAAATCGACCTTTCTAGTGACGGGCGTGCTGCAAAAGGGCCTGTCTAAGTTTCACCTCAAAGTCAACTACATCATCCCGCTGGCAGCGTACCAGCTCCCGCGGCAGCGCATGGAAAAATGGGGCTGGCAGCAGTTTTACACCTACGTCAAGTTGCGGCCCGGCGCTGCGGCCAGCCAAACCCAGGCCAAGCTGCAAAACTACCTGGTGCAGAAGGTGCAGCCGACGCTCGGCGACAACGATAAGCTTACTGCCGTGCCCTACCTGCAGCCGTTGCACGATGCGCACCTGTATTCCGCCAGCTTCAAGTACGACTCGGCCGTCAAAGGCAACATCACCTACGTGAAGGCCCTGAGCTTTATTGCCGGCTTTATTCTGCTCATTGCCTGCTTCAATTTCGTGAATCTGGCTACGGCCAAGTCGATGCAGCGGGCCAAGGAAGTCGGTATTCGCAAAACCATTGGGGCCAGCCGGCAGCAGCTGATGCTGCAGTTTCTGAGCGAAACGGTGCTGCTCACGCTGGTGAGCGTGGTGCTGGCCGCGGTGCTGACCTCCTTGCTGCTACCGTCGCTAAATGCCTTTACCGACAAGAGCATGGAGTTTGACCTGGTCCGCAAGCCTGCGCTGCTGGCTTTGCTGGCGGCACTGACGGTGGTGGTAGGCTTGGTGGCAGGCTTCTACCCGGCGTTGGTGCTGAGTAGCTTTCAACCGGTGAAGGTGCTGAAAAGCGCGGTGGTGACGGATGGCATCTTCGGGCGGGTGCAATGGCTGCGGCACGGACTGATTGTGGTGCAGTTTGCCTTGTCGGTCTTCCTGATTGTCTGTGCCTTTGTGGTATTCCAGCAGGTGTCGTACCTGCACAACAAGGACCTGGGCTTCAACCGCAGCCAAATCATGTTTTTCCCCATGCGCGGCAACACCATGAACCGGCAGTATGAGGCGTTTAAAAACGAGTTGCAGCAAGTGCCCGGCGTGGTGTCGGCCAGTATCGGCTACGGCTTCCCCGGCGACCAGGTGGCTGGTGACGGCCTGATTGTGCCCACCAACGGCGAAATGAAACAATACCCGTCTACCCAGCTGATGGTTGATTACGACTACATCAAAACTCTGGGCCTGCAGCTGGTGGCCGGGCGCGACTTCTCCAAAGAGCTGACCACCGACAAGGACCACGCTTTTATTCTGAACGAAACGGCCGTGAAAGAATTCGGCCTGGGCACGCCGCAGCAGGCCCTGGGCAAAACGGTAAAGTGGACCGTATGGAACGATAAAAACCCCGATTCGCTGAAGGTGGGCAAGATTATCGGCGTCGTGAAAGACTTCCACTACAAGAGCCTCTACGACCGGCTGGAGCCCGCCGTGCTGCAAATCTTTCCCGGCGCCTACTGGAAAGTGGCCGTAAAGCTCAAGACCGACGACCTGGGCAGCACGGTGGAAGGTGTGAAGCAGGTGTGGGCCAAATTCAGCCCCGATAACCCCATCGAGTATAAGTTCTTGGACGACAACTTCGACCAGATGTATCAGGCCGAAGACAAGCTCAAATCGTTGCTGTGGGCATTTACCGGCGTGGCTATTTTCGTGGGTTGCCTGGGGCTGTTTGGCCTGGCGACCTACGCGGCCGAGCGGCGCAAAAAGGAAATTGGTATCCGTAAGGTGCTGGGCGCCGACGTGGCCAGCATCGTAAAACTGCTCTCGAAGGAGTTTATGGTGCTCGTGCTGGTTGCTTCCCTCATTGCCTTCCCGGTAGCCTGGCTGGCCATGAGCCGCTGGCTGCAGGACTTTGCCTACCGCATCGATATTCCGCTGTGGGCCTTTACGGTGGCCGGACTGCTGGCCGCCGCCGTTGCCTTCCTGACAGTGAGCTACCAGGCCATCAAAGCGGCGACAACCAACCCGATAAACAACATACGCGTCAGCTAG
- a CDS encoding energy transducer TonB translates to MVNSYFPAILLLALGTTACSQQETARREPTTPPAAATEAATVPATTSAPVAAAVLPTASAAVVPEASRAQPLRLSFPDASRPIRRASQSVISPNNDTAIGPTQAAEPAVSRELEGQVPTQVFTVRADQDTVLRGTGGTTIWVPAQAFRRPDGSPLVAGPVEISLREFYSLADIVLNRLSTRSGEQLLETAGMLHLAARAQGQACALRDSTRLLLSFPTRQEKPGMQLFRGVGSPEQGLDWQMPMPPTRFIQELVKPPRFKRGQSIARREIASRIKISQELQQRLHRMRITRAERQELRRISGNTGLRVRAVAHAQFTISPGGQVLGPSVTGISVAEVAPLVEAALTAMPRWEPARYQGVVVPCIYRLTVLVTATGQAVIRYEDIDQEKTLQQLSAKSFVQAFEQQATDTSVAQLSAATVGTYLFSAAALGWINCDRFLNSGQPLVTFAVHSGGDKAEVSLVFTNRRSVLRGQIKGQQTIFYNVPAQEPVTVVAVKRVGGTTLLATQATTLSPRTEENLVFRPVSLTGLKEEIGRLEQTK, encoded by the coding sequence ATGGTGAACTCCTACTTTCCGGCCATACTCCTGCTGGCGCTCGGCACCACGGCCTGCTCCCAACAGGAAACCGCTCGGCGCGAGCCCACTACTCCCCCGGCCGCTGCCACTGAAGCTGCTACTGTGCCAGCTACTACCTCGGCGCCCGTTGCGGCCGCTGTGCTGCCCACTGCTTCGGCGGCTGTTGTGCCGGAAGCCAGCCGCGCCCAGCCCCTGCGCTTATCGTTTCCTGACGCAAGCCGCCCGATCCGCCGCGCTTCTCAGTCCGTCATATCACCCAATAACGACACTGCTATCGGGCCCACCCAAGCGGCCGAACCAGCTGTTTCCAGGGAACTGGAAGGGCAGGTCCCAACGCAGGTTTTCACCGTGCGCGCCGACCAGGACACTGTACTGCGCGGCACCGGAGGCACCACCATCTGGGTGCCAGCCCAGGCCTTTCGCCGCCCGGATGGCAGCCCGCTCGTGGCCGGCCCCGTGGAGATTTCGCTGCGGGAATTCTACTCTCTGGCCGATATCGTGCTCAACCGATTATCGACCCGCTCGGGGGAGCAACTACTGGAAACAGCTGGCATGCTGCACCTGGCGGCCCGCGCCCAGGGCCAGGCTTGCGCCTTGCGCGACAGTACCCGTCTGTTGCTAAGTTTTCCTACCCGCCAGGAAAAGCCCGGTATGCAGCTTTTTCGCGGCGTCGGCTCGCCCGAGCAGGGCCTGGACTGGCAAATGCCCATGCCGCCGACGCGCTTTATTCAGGAGCTGGTCAAGCCGCCCCGCTTCAAGCGCGGCCAAAGCATTGCCCGCCGGGAAATAGCCAGCCGGATTAAAATCAGCCAGGAACTGCAGCAGCGCCTGCACCGGATGCGGATAACCCGCGCTGAGCGGCAGGAGTTGCGCCGCATTTCCGGCAATACTGGCCTACGGGTACGGGCCGTGGCGCACGCGCAATTCACTATCTCCCCGGGCGGGCAGGTGCTGGGGCCAAGCGTCACGGGCATCTCGGTGGCGGAGGTGGCGCCGTTGGTAGAGGCAGCCCTCACGGCTATGCCCCGCTGGGAGCCGGCGCGTTATCAGGGCGTAGTCGTACCCTGTATCTACCGGCTGACGGTTTTAGTTACCGCTACCGGCCAGGCGGTCATCCGGTACGAGGATATTGACCAGGAAAAGACTCTGCAACAGCTCTCGGCCAAAAGCTTCGTCCAGGCCTTTGAACAGCAGGCCACCGACACCTCCGTAGCCCAACTCTCGGCCGCCACCGTCGGGACCTACCTCTTCTCCGCCGCCGCCCTGGGCTGGATCAACTGTGACCGTTTTTTGAACTCGGGCCAGCCGCTGGTGACTTTCGCCGTGCATAGCGGCGGCGACAAGGCAGAGGTGAGCTTGGTGTTTACCAACCGTCGGAGCGTACTGCGGGGTCAGATCAAGGGGCAGCAAACTATTTTCTACAACGTCCCGGCACAGGAGCCCGTCACCGTGGTGGCGGTAAAGCGGGTCGGGGGCACCACGCTGCTGGCCACGCAAGCCACTACGCTCAGCCCGCGCACAGAGGAAAATCTGGTTTTTCGACCCGTTTCCCTAACCGGGCTTAAGGAAGAAATAGGCCGATTGGAACAAACGAAGTAG
- a CDS encoding alginate lyase family protein — protein MKYLSFRAGLAQLGLALAFAALAGCQEKEAAAPDTADASADSTITTFRHPGVVNSKASLDLVAAQANAGDATRTAGYNKVVDYMNQYAVPTSFPSVVYVVGSGGSPTEDQIRRDAILAYACALRWVKTGNATYANQAKQILNGYAYNFQRYSTSPKPDGSPTEFRQTYLEAAWVAPTFVAAGEIIRYYQVNGTGAGWSATDVSKFSDFLNNLKNNYVNNVPGAINDINNWQASYAYAKMALGVWFNSTAVYDSGYDYLFQILPQLFYSDGAVKEQRDRDCIHPQYTLTALTYAAETARIQGNTAIYEANSQQIKNGWNKYEDAAAGNYTRNCSGTQIFPGIETAYNYYGTSKLASLRDRQDPYGVPGDKTFLGFTSFTHRSIGK, from the coding sequence ATGAAGTACCTCTCGTTCCGCGCGGGCCTGGCCCAGCTCGGCCTGGCCCTGGCATTCGCCGCCCTAGCCGGCTGCCAGGAAAAAGAAGCCGCTGCTCCCGACACCGCCGACGCTTCCGCCGACTCCACCATAACCACTTTCCGCCACCCCGGCGTGGTCAACAGCAAGGCCAGCCTCGATTTGGTAGCCGCCCAGGCCAATGCCGGCGACGCTACCCGCACAGCCGGCTACAACAAGGTGGTTGACTACATGAACCAGTACGCCGTGCCCACCTCCTTCCCCAGCGTGGTATACGTGGTAGGCAGCGGCGGCAGCCCTACCGAAGACCAGATCCGGCGCGACGCAATTCTGGCCTACGCCTGCGCCCTGCGCTGGGTGAAAACCGGCAACGCGACCTACGCCAACCAGGCCAAGCAAATCCTGAACGGCTACGCCTACAACTTCCAGCGTTACAGCACCTCGCCCAAGCCCGACGGCAGCCCCACCGAGTTCCGCCAAACTTACCTTGAAGCCGCCTGGGTGGCCCCTACCTTCGTAGCCGCCGGCGAAATCATCCGCTACTATCAAGTGAATGGTACGGGTGCGGGCTGGTCGGCCACGGACGTGAGCAAGTTCTCGGACTTCCTGAATAACCTCAAGAACAACTACGTCAACAACGTACCGGGCGCCATCAACGACATCAACAACTGGCAGGCCTCCTACGCCTACGCTAAAATGGCCCTGGGCGTGTGGTTCAACAGCACGGCCGTGTACGACTCGGGCTACGACTACCTGTTCCAGATTCTGCCCCAGCTGTTTTACTCCGACGGGGCCGTGAAAGAGCAGCGCGACCGGGACTGTATCCATCCCCAGTACACGCTCACGGCCCTGACCTACGCCGCCGAAACGGCCCGCATCCAGGGCAACACGGCCATTTATGAGGCCAACAGCCAGCAGATCAAGAACGGCTGGAATAAGTACGAGGACGCCGCCGCGGGCAATTACACCCGCAACTGCAGCGGCACCCAGATTTTCCCTGGCATCGAAACGGCCTACAACTACTACGGCACCAGCAAGCTGGCCTCCCTGCGCGACCGGCAGGACCCCTACGGCGTGCCCGGCGACAAGACCTTCCTGGGCTTCACCTCCTTCACCCACCGCAGCATCGGGAAATAA
- a CDS encoding glycoside hydrolase family 88 protein yields the protein MLFRTLTLGLTFLSTAAFAQDALTKKTVQLAETQATTMLQELPKAIAQTPVAAGKPPLVSPRSLTPTGELIVVPSRDWTSGFFPGYLWFLYELSGQPKWMAEAKTYTANIEPEKTNGGTHDMGFKVYCSFGTGYRLTKDAAYKDVILQSARTLSTRFYPKVGTLLSWDHSREKWAFPVIIDNMMNLELLFAATRLSGDSSFYKIAVSHANTTMRNHFRPDFSSYHVVDYDSATGKVVKRTTHQGAANESAWARGQGWALYGYTMCYRETKNKAYLTQAENVARFILNHPNLPKDLIPYWDFNAPGLPNEPRDASAGALIASALYELSTFSANGKLYRAKADKMVKSLAKSYVAQPGGSRGFLLLHSTGAKPSNSEVDVPLSYADYYFMEALVRRQSLLNGKGIPGL from the coding sequence ATGCTCTTCCGTACGCTCACCCTCGGCCTGACCTTTCTCTCCACCGCCGCCTTCGCCCAGGACGCTCTAACTAAAAAGACCGTGCAGCTGGCCGAAACCCAGGCCACGACCATGCTCCAGGAGTTGCCCAAGGCCATAGCCCAGACACCAGTGGCCGCGGGCAAGCCCCCGCTGGTGTCGCCGCGCAGCCTCACCCCCACCGGGGAGCTCATCGTGGTGCCCTCCCGCGACTGGACCAGCGGCTTTTTTCCCGGCTATTTGTGGTTTTTGTACGAGCTCAGCGGGCAGCCCAAGTGGATGGCCGAGGCCAAAACCTACACGGCTAACATCGAGCCCGAGAAAACCAACGGCGGCACCCACGACATGGGCTTCAAGGTGTACTGCAGCTTCGGTACCGGCTACCGCCTGACCAAGGACGCAGCCTACAAAGACGTAATTCTGCAGTCCGCGCGTACGCTCAGCACCCGGTTTTACCCCAAGGTCGGCACGCTCTTGTCCTGGGACCACAGCCGCGAAAAGTGGGCCTTCCCGGTCATTATCGACAACATGATGAACCTGGAGCTGCTCTTCGCCGCCACCCGCCTCAGCGGCGACTCTTCGTTCTACAAAATTGCCGTGAGCCACGCCAACACGACCATGCGCAACCACTTCCGCCCCGACTTTAGCTCCTACCACGTGGTGGACTACGACTCGGCCACGGGCAAGGTGGTGAAGCGCACCACCCACCAGGGTGCGGCCAACGAGTCGGCCTGGGCGCGGGGGCAGGGCTGGGCCCTGTACGGCTACACCATGTGCTACCGCGAAACTAAGAATAAAGCCTACCTGACGCAGGCTGAAAACGTGGCCCGCTTCATCCTCAACCACCCCAACCTGCCCAAGGACCTGATTCCCTACTGGGATTTCAACGCCCCCGGTCTGCCCAACGAGCCCCGCGACGCCTCGGCTGGCGCCCTGATTGCCTCGGCCCTGTATGAGCTAAGCACCTTCAGCGCCAACGGCAAGCTCTACCGCGCCAAGGCCGATAAGATGGTAAAGAGCCTAGCCAAGTCGTACGTGGCCCAGCCCGGCGGCAGCCGCGGTTTCCTGCTGCTGCACAGCACCGGAGCCAAGCCCTCGAACAGTGAAGTGGACGTGCCCTTGAGCTACGCCGATTACTACTTTATGGAGGCCCTGGTACGCCGCCAGAGCTTGCTCAACGGTAAGGGCATTCCGGGCTTGTAA
- a CDS encoding alginate lyase family protein, with protein MNRKTLFLFLLVLLLSAMVEQSSGAAAGKPDKKLRRQATEALRQQVLTQAAWALQQQPVTVTASTSPRSAGTAHDFFSEGDYWWPDPQNPAGPYIQRDGLTNPDNFVAHRQAMIRFSRIIGALASAYELTHDEQYARHALLHLRAWFLDPATLMNPSLNYAQAIKGRFTGRGIGVIDTIQLMEVAQGVLIFQDSKTFGKEDVAGIKSWFAQYLTWLTTHRYGQDEMKAQNNHGTCWVMQVAAFARLTGNQELLSFCRTRYKTVLLPTQMAPDGSFPLETKRTKPYGYSLFNLDAMTMICQILSTPADNLYTFQTPDGRGIRRGIEYLYPFVADKSRWPFPKDVMYWDNWPVAQPFLVFGAVQFKQTDWLKTWQRLEHQPEVEEVIRNLPVRNPIIWLQ; from the coding sequence ATGAACCGCAAGACACTTTTCCTTTTCCTGCTGGTCCTCCTGCTCAGCGCCATGGTGGAGCAGTCGTCGGGAGCCGCGGCGGGCAAGCCCGATAAGAAGCTGCGCCGCCAAGCCACCGAAGCGCTGCGCCAGCAGGTGCTTACCCAGGCAGCCTGGGCCTTGCAGCAACAGCCCGTTACGGTCACGGCCAGCACCTCGCCCCGCAGCGCCGGCACCGCCCACGACTTCTTCTCCGAAGGCGACTACTGGTGGCCCGACCCGCAGAACCCCGCCGGCCCCTACATTCAGCGCGACGGGCTGACGAATCCCGACAACTTCGTGGCCCACCGCCAGGCCATGATTCGCTTCAGCCGCATCATCGGGGCCCTGGCCTCGGCCTACGAGCTGACCCACGACGAGCAGTACGCCCGCCACGCCCTGCTGCACCTGCGGGCCTGGTTTCTGGACCCGGCCACGCTGATGAACCCGTCATTGAACTACGCACAGGCCATCAAAGGCCGCTTCACCGGCCGCGGCATCGGCGTCATCGACACGATTCAGCTCATGGAAGTGGCCCAGGGTGTGCTGATTTTTCAAGACTCCAAAACCTTCGGCAAAGAAGATGTGGCCGGCATCAAAAGCTGGTTTGCTCAGTACCTGACCTGGCTGACCACCCACCGATATGGCCAGGACGAAATGAAAGCGCAGAACAACCACGGCACCTGCTGGGTGATGCAAGTGGCCGCTTTTGCCCGCCTCACCGGCAACCAGGAGCTGCTCTCATTCTGCCGCACCCGCTACAAAACCGTGCTGCTGCCCACCCAGATGGCTCCCGACGGCAGCTTCCCTTTGGAAACCAAGCGCACCAAGCCCTACGGCTACTCCCTCTTCAACCTGGACGCCATGACCATGATCTGCCAGATCCTGAGCACTCCGGCCGACAACCTCTACACGTTTCAAACGCCCGACGGCCGCGGCATCCGGCGCGGCATCGAGTACCTCTACCCCTTCGTGGCCGACAAATCCAGGTGGCCTTTCCCCAAAGACGTCATGTACTGGGACAACTGGCCCGTAGCCCAGCCCTTCCTAGTGTTCGGCGCCGTGCAGTTCAAGCAAACTGATTGGCTGAAAACCTGGCAGCGCCTGGAGCACCAGCCCGAAGTTGAGGAAGTTATCCGCAACCTGCCCGTGCGCAACCCCATCATCTGGCTGCAATAA